In one window of Mucilaginibacter auburnensis DNA:
- a CDS encoding tRNA-binding protein — protein sequence METINWNDFERVELRAGTILQVLDFPEVRKPAYKLQVDFGEFGIKWSSAQITKHYTKEQLPGRQIMGVINFPKKQIANFMSEFLVTGFADENGDIVLAAIDKQVPNGSKLV from the coding sequence ATGGAAACCATCAACTGGAATGATTTTGAACGTGTGGAACTGAGGGCAGGCACTATATTGCAGGTACTTGATTTTCCCGAAGTCAGAAAGCCAGCTTATAAATTGCAGGTTGACTTTGGCGAGTTCGGCATCAAATGGTCGAGCGCGCAAATAACCAAACATTATACAAAAGAACAATTGCCCGGCAGGCAGATAATGGGTGTTATAAACTTCCCTAAAAAGCAGATAGCCAACTTTATGTCGGAGTTTTTGGTAACCGGCTTTGCCGATGAGAATGGTGATATTGTATTGGCAGCTATTGATAAGCAGGTGCCTAATGGAAGTAAGTTAGTTTAA
- a CDS encoding glycine--tRNA ligase: MSKNTDEVFKNVIAHAKEYGFVFPSSEIYDGLSAVYDYGQNGAELKNNIKTYWWKAMVQLNENIVGIDSAIFMHPKIWKASGHVDGFSDPMIDNKDSKKRYRADQLLEDRIAKYDEEGKTDLAEELQKEMDEALKAENLPRLRELVIGHDIKCPISGTANWTEVRQFNLMFSTQMGAVADEADVVYLRPETAQGIFVNYLNVQKSGRMKIPFGIAQIGKAFRNEVIARQFIIRMREFEQMEMQFFVRPGTQKDWFNKWKETRLQWHLALGTDAAKYRYHEHTKLAHYADAAYDIEFEFPFGFKEVEGIHSRTDFDLSQHQQFSGKKMQYFDPELDENGKPYGNYVPYVIETSIGLDRMFLLTMINAYEEEDLSTPEKQDSRTVLRLHPCLAPVKAAIFPLTKKDGLPEKAREIMDKLKLDFNLQYEEKDAIGKRYRRQDAIGTPFCITVDHQTLEDNTVTIRHRDTMQQERVPADQLEKIIGDLVSWKNLLG, encoded by the coding sequence ATGAGTAAAAATACCGACGAAGTTTTTAAAAACGTTATAGCACACGCCAAAGAGTATGGCTTTGTTTTTCCTTCAAGCGAGATATACGATGGCCTGAGCGCTGTTTATGACTATGGGCAAAATGGTGCCGAGTTGAAGAACAACATTAAAACCTACTGGTGGAAAGCCATGGTGCAGCTTAACGAGAACATTGTTGGTATTGACTCGGCCATATTTATGCACCCTAAAATATGGAAGGCCAGCGGTCACGTTGATGGTTTTAGCGACCCAATGATCGACAACAAAGATTCAAAAAAACGCTACCGTGCCGACCAGTTATTAGAGGACCGCATTGCCAAATATGATGAGGAAGGCAAAACCGACCTTGCTGAAGAACTGCAAAAAGAAATGGATGAGGCCCTTAAAGCCGAGAACCTGCCACGCCTGCGCGAACTGGTGATTGGACACGATATTAAATGCCCTATAAGCGGTACCGCCAACTGGACCGAAGTGCGCCAGTTTAACCTGATGTTCAGTACGCAAATGGGCGCCGTTGCCGATGAGGCTGATGTGGTTTACCTGCGTCCCGAAACAGCACAGGGCATATTTGTGAACTATTTGAACGTGCAAAAATCGGGCAGGATGAAAATTCCGTTTGGTATTGCGCAAATTGGTAAGGCTTTCCGTAACGAGGTAATTGCCCGCCAGTTCATCATCCGTATGCGTGAGTTTGAGCAGATGGAGATGCAGTTCTTTGTTCGCCCCGGTACGCAGAAAGATTGGTTTAACAAATGGAAAGAAACCCGTTTACAATGGCACCTGGCCTTAGGTACAGATGCTGCCAAATACCGTTACCACGAGCACACCAAGCTGGCACACTATGCTGATGCCGCTTATGATATTGAATTTGAGTTCCCGTTCGGCTTTAAAGAGGTGGAAGGTATACATAGCCGTACAGATTTTGACCTGAGTCAGCATCAACAATTCTCAGGCAAAAAAATGCAGTACTTTGATCCGGAGTTAGACGAGAATGGCAAACCTTACGGCAACTATGTACCTTATGTAATTGAAACCTCAATAGGTTTGGATCGTATGTTCTTGTTAACTATGATTAATGCTTACGAGGAAGAGGACCTGAGCACACCTGAGAAACAAGATAGCCGCACCGTATTACGCCTGCACCCTTGCTTAGCGCCGGTTAAAGCCGCTATTTTCCCGCTGACCAAAAAAGATGGTCTGCCTGAAAAAGCCCGCGAGATAATGGATAAGTTGAAGTTGGATTTTAACCTGCAATACGAGGAAAAAGATGCCATAGGCAAACGTTACCGCCGTCAGGATGCTATTGGTACACCATTTTGTATCACAGTTGACCACCAAACGTTGGAAGATAACACGGTAACCATCCGTCACCGCGATACCATGCAGCAGGAACGTGTTCCGGCTGACCAACTGGAAAAGATCATTGGTGACCTGGTAAGCTGGAAGAATTTGTTGGGATAA
- a CDS encoding fumarylacetoacetate hydrolase family protein has product MKLIRWGAAGKEKTGVILNDKRYDTSAFGEDYNEAFFDNDGLTRLAKFVSDNEGSLTEIADGERWGSPLGRPSKLICIGLNYADHAKETGATPPAEPVIFMKATSAIIGPFDDVIIPRDAKKVDWEVELAVVIGKKASYVEEAEALEYVAGYTLHNDISEREFQLERGGTWDKGKGCDTFAPIGPFMATADEIPDSGNLKLWLSVNGKMMQNGTTANFIFNVPFVIAYVSKFMTLLPGDVITTGTPAGVAMGMTPQAYLQAGDVMELGIEGLGVSKQTVKAYSK; this is encoded by the coding sequence ATGAAATTAATAAGATGGGGTGCTGCCGGTAAAGAGAAAACAGGCGTAATTTTAAATGATAAAAGATATGATACCTCTGCTTTTGGCGAGGATTATAACGAGGCCTTTTTTGATAACGACGGCTTAACCCGCTTAGCAAAGTTTGTGAGTGATAACGAAGGCAGCCTTACTGAAATTGCTGATGGTGAGCGTTGGGGTAGTCCGTTGGGCAGACCTTCAAAGTTGATCTGTATTGGTCTGAACTACGCCGACCATGCCAAAGAAACAGGCGCTACGCCGCCTGCCGAGCCGGTAATATTTATGAAAGCTACCAGCGCTATTATTGGTCCGTTTGATGACGTGATTATACCGCGTGATGCTAAAAAGGTAGACTGGGAAGTTGAACTTGCTGTTGTTATTGGAAAAAAAGCAAGTTATGTGGAAGAAGCAGAAGCTTTAGAGTATGTAGCAGGTTATACGCTGCATAACGATATTTCTGAACGTGAGTTTCAGTTGGAGCGTGGCGGTACCTGGGATAAGGGCAAAGGTTGCGATACCTTCGCGCCAATTGGTCCGTTTATGGCAACTGCCGATGAGATACCCGATTCAGGCAACCTGAAATTGTGGTTATCTGTTAACGGCAAAATGATGCAGAACGGCACCACTGCCAACTTTATATTTAATGTGCCTTTTGTAATTGCTTACGTAAGTAAGTTCATGACCCTGTTGCCCGGCGATGTGATCACCACCGGTACACCGGCGGGCGTGGCTATGGGCATGACCCCGCAAGCCTACTTACAAGCAGGTGATGTGATGGAATTGGGAATTGAGGGCTTAGGCGTATCAAAACAAACTGTAAAAGCGTACTCAAAATAA
- a CDS encoding sulfite exporter TauE/SafE family protein, which produces MEKYSLFVLLAFLSEIIGTVSGFGSSILFVPVASLFFDFKTVLGITAVFHVFSNLSKITLFRQGINKEIALKLGVPAVAFVLLGAWLTTFLPTRPLQLMMNVGLVILSVYLAINFNKTIKQSNGNLYIGGAASGFLAGLTGTGGAVRGITLAAFGLPKAVFIATSALIDLGVDSSRAAVYVSNGYFKTEYLFLIPFLIGISIAGSYIGKLILARTSEKVFKYIVLVVIIGISTVEAVRALI; this is translated from the coding sequence ATGGAAAAATATTCGCTATTTGTATTGCTGGCGTTCCTGTCTGAGATCATCGGCACTGTTTCGGGTTTTGGGTCGTCCATCCTGTTTGTTCCGGTAGCTTCTTTGTTTTTTGATTTTAAAACGGTGCTAGGCATTACGGCCGTTTTTCATGTATTCAGTAACCTGTCAAAAATTACGCTGTTCAGGCAAGGTATTAATAAAGAAATAGCTTTAAAATTGGGCGTTCCGGCAGTTGCATTTGTGTTGTTGGGTGCCTGGCTTACCACTTTTTTGCCTACTCGTCCACTACAATTAATGATGAATGTTGGCCTGGTGATATTGTCTGTTTACCTTGCTATTAACTTCAATAAAACCATTAAGCAAAGCAATGGCAATTTATACATAGGTGGAGCCGCTTCGGGTTTTTTAGCCGGACTAACAGGTACAGGCGGCGCGGTGCGTGGTATAACATTGGCAGCATTTGGCCTGCCAAAGGCTGTGTTTATAGCTACCTCGGCATTGATTGATCTGGGGGTTGACAGCAGCCGCGCGGCAGTATATGTAAGTAATGGCTATTTCAAAACCGAATACCTGTTTTTGATACCTTTCCTCATAGGCATCAGCATTGCAGGTAGTTACATAGGTAAACTCATACTGGCCCGCACCTCCGAAAAGGTATTTAAATACATTGTGCTGGTGGTAATTATTGGTATATCGACAGTTGAAGCGGTGAGAGCACTTATTTGA
- a CDS encoding sugar O-acetyltransferase produces MNHKERMLAGLPYKAWLDGLPEEQLANRKRVYKFNHCPPDELEKVEEYTRDILGKAGKNVKIMAPFSCDYGRHIEVGDNFFANFNCVILDVAKVTIGNNAMFGPNVTVSTAGHPIHPDSRNTGYEYGIEIHIGDSVWLGANVVVNPGVRIGNNVVVGSNSVVTKDLPDNVIAAGNPARVLREITEEDRHYYFKNYRFDVDDY; encoded by the coding sequence ATGAATCATAAAGAGAGAATGTTGGCAGGCTTACCTTACAAAGCTTGGTTAGATGGATTGCCTGAAGAACAACTGGCTAACCGTAAGCGTGTATATAAATTTAACCATTGCCCGCCCGACGAGTTGGAGAAGGTAGAAGAGTACACCCGCGATATTTTAGGCAAAGCCGGTAAAAATGTAAAAATAATGGCACCCTTTAGCTGCGATTATGGCCGCCACATTGAGGTAGGCGATAATTTTTTTGCCAACTTTAACTGCGTTATACTGGATGTTGCCAAGGTAACCATAGGCAATAACGCCATGTTTGGCCCTAATGTAACCGTATCTACAGCAGGCCATCCCATACATCCCGATTCGCGCAATACCGGTTACGAATACGGTATTGAGATACACATTGGCGATAGCGTTTGGCTGGGTGCCAACGTTGTGGTGAATCCCGGTGTTCGCATTGGCAACAATGTGGTGGTAGGCTCCAATAGCGTGGTGACTAAAGATCTACCTGATAATGTAATAGCCGCAGGTAACCCTGCACGGGTTCTGCGGGAAATTACTGAAGAGGACAGGCACTATTATTTCAAAAACTACAGGTTTGATGTGGATGATTATTAA
- a CDS encoding nucleoside deaminase — protein MRYVSFGDEPAVKPDDFFMNEALKEAKLALAEDEIPIGAVVVCKGQIIGRGHNLTERLNDVSAHAEMQALTAAANFMGGKYLKECTLYVTMEPCVMCAGASYWFQVGRIVFGAYDPRMGFGRLNQKITHPKTIIEGGIRENECAELVRSFFKSKR, from the coding sequence ATGAGATACGTAAGCTTCGGCGATGAGCCAGCGGTAAAGCCCGACGATTTTTTTATGAACGAGGCCCTCAAAGAGGCCAAACTCGCCTTAGCCGAAGATGAGATACCCATTGGCGCGGTTGTGGTATGCAAAGGGCAGATCATCGGTAGAGGGCATAACCTTACCGAACGCCTTAATGATGTATCGGCCCATGCCGAAATGCAGGCGCTTACCGCAGCAGCCAACTTTATGGGTGGCAAGTATCTAAAAGAATGCACCTTGTACGTTACCATGGAACCTTGCGTAATGTGCGCCGGCGCCTCTTACTGGTTCCAGGTGGGCAGAATAGTATTTGGCGCCTATGACCCGCGCATGGGTTTTGGCAGGCTTAACCAAAAAATTACGCACCCAAAAACCATTATTGAAGGTGGCATCCGCGAAAATGAATGCGCGGAGCTGGTGAGGAGTTTTTTTAAGAGTAAAAGGTAG
- a CDS encoding NHL repeat-containing protein: MKKIYLMSTAALAGVLLFAGVNRKPALPYGFVTGSPQVKSIAALTFGPNGVLFIGDAENASVIAFDTKDTKKPSTVKAFDLPKIDEKIAAALGTTKENITITDMAVNPVSKNLYVAVKSADGTPVLLSMGADNQIKAVSLKDINFSTVTLNNVAGPDEKDRRGASLRVTSISDMGFADGKLMLSGLSNKEFSSSFRTISFPFTSKQEDQASLEMYHTSHGRYETTSPIRTFNTTTIDGKNYIVASYTCTPLVLFPMDELKAGAHVKGRTIAEMGNMNTPSDMIWLTEGGQKYLVMANSNRPAAKVSYNDIKQFKESLTAPIPGTGGTAFTKLPFEKVLQLDKLDDGRAVVIQKKANGDVDLWTSDGKNI; the protein is encoded by the coding sequence ATGAAAAAGATCTATTTAATGAGTACTGCTGCCTTAGCTGGTGTGCTGCTCTTTGCAGGCGTTAATCGCAAACCTGCCCTGCCTTACGGCTTTGTAACAGGATCGCCGCAGGTTAAATCAATTGCCGCGCTTACTTTTGGACCCAATGGCGTATTGTTTATAGGTGATGCCGAAAATGCAAGCGTTATTGCTTTTGATACCAAAGACACCAAAAAGCCGTCAACCGTTAAAGCTTTTGATCTGCCAAAAATTGATGAGAAAATTGCAGCGGCTTTAGGTACAACCAAAGAGAATATCACCATAACAGATATGGCCGTTAACCCGGTATCAAAAAACCTGTATGTGGCTGTAAAGAGCGCTGATGGTACACCGGTATTGCTTTCAATGGGTGCAGATAACCAGATCAAAGCGGTGTCATTAAAAGATATAAACTTCTCAACAGTTACCCTCAACAACGTAGCCGGCCCTGATGAAAAAGACCGTCGCGGTGCATCTTTGCGTGTTACCTCTATCTCTGACATGGGTTTTGCAGATGGCAAGTTAATGCTAAGCGGTTTGAGCAATAAAGAGTTCAGCTCGTCATTCCGCACCATAAGCTTTCCGTTCACCTCAAAGCAGGAAGATCAGGCCAGTTTAGAAATGTACCATACCTCTCATGGCCGTTATGAAACCACTTCGCCTATACGTACTTTCAATACAACTACCATTGATGGTAAAAACTACATAGTAGCCAGTTATACCTGCACGCCACTGGTGCTTTTCCCTATGGATGAGCTAAAAGCAGGCGCACATGTTAAAGGCCGTACCATTGCCGAAATGGGTAACATGAATACCCCGTCAGATATGATATGGTTAACAGAAGGCGGTCAGAAATACCTGGTGATGGCTAACAGCAACCGCCCTGCTGCAAAAGTTAGTTACAACGATATTAAACAATTTAAGGAGTCGTTAACCGCGCCAATACCCGGCACAGGCGGCACCGCTTTTACTAAGTTACCTTTCGAGAAAGTTTTACAGTTAGATAAACTGGATGACGGCCGAGCTGTTGTTATACAGAAAAAAGCCAACGGCGATGTTGACCTTTGGACCTCAGATGGCAAAAACATATAA
- a CDS encoding Ig-like domain-containing protein: MRTRLYQYSLVFFLLLVAACQSKTADNVSIEWENGRAKSIFIPKYLVQDVDRFPLTVSLNGSDREVLGAFIQTHTGMLFHPLIPLSPGMEYGVLQQNRVVGKVKVPDNTGKKQPEVVAVYPLADTVPENLLKLYIQFSEPMQTGNALEHVYLLDKNRDTLDRIFLNLQPELWGDNDRVLTLWIDPGRIKRDLVLNKQLGNPLQKNQHYELVITGEWKDHRGLKLKQSFSKKFIATSRTDQRLDIEKWHIQTPEAGTKQPLYVSFEQALDHYLLQESISIMSSEGGSIKGNVELLARDKAWKFTPAENWKAGSYKLHVNSRLEDLAGNNLNKIFDRDIHKQQKADNAFYERGFLIKP; encoded by the coding sequence ATGCGCACCAGGTTATATCAATATAGCCTGGTGTTTTTTTTGCTATTAGTTGCGGCTTGCCAAAGTAAAACTGCTGATAATGTTAGCATTGAGTGGGAGAACGGCCGGGCTAAAAGCATATTTATCCCAAAATATCTTGTACAGGATGTTGACAGGTTTCCGCTTACCGTTTCACTGAACGGTAGCGACCGCGAAGTGTTGGGCGCGTTCATACAAACTCATACAGGTATGTTGTTTCATCCGCTTATTCCGCTATCGCCGGGGATGGAGTATGGCGTTTTGCAGCAAAACAGGGTAGTGGGAAAAGTAAAAGTTCCTGATAATACCGGTAAAAAACAACCCGAAGTAGTAGCCGTTTATCCCTTGGCAGATACTGTTCCCGAAAATTTGCTGAAGTTGTACATTCAGTTTTCTGAACCTATGCAAACCGGTAACGCGCTTGAGCACGTTTACTTACTGGATAAAAACCGCGATACCCTCGACAGGATATTCCTTAACCTGCAGCCTGAGCTCTGGGGAGATAACGACAGGGTATTAACTTTATGGATAGATCCGGGACGGATAAAACGCGACTTAGTGCTGAATAAACAATTAGGTAATCCGCTGCAAAAAAATCAGCACTATGAGCTGGTGATAACCGGTGAATGGAAAGACCACCGGGGACTTAAACTCAAACAGAGTTTTTCAAAAAAGTTTATCGCTACCAGTCGTACCGACCAGCGTTTAGATATTGAAAAATGGCATATTCAAACACCTGAAGCCGGTACTAAACAGCCGCTGTATGTATCTTTTGAGCAGGCTTTGGACCATTACCTTTTACAGGAGTCTATCAGCATCATGTCTTCAGAAGGTGGGAGTATAAAAGGTAATGTTGAGCTGTTGGCAAGAGATAAAGCATGGAAATTTACGCCTGCCGAAAATTGGAAAGCAGGAAGTTATAAATTACATGTCAACTCGCGTTTGGAAGACCTTGCCGGCAATAACCTCAACAAGATCTTCGACAGGGACATCCACAAACAGCAAAAAGCGGATAACGCTTTTTATGAGCGCGGATTTTTGATAAAGCCTTAG
- a CDS encoding M15 family metallopeptidase — protein sequence MNVKRILAALVLVMASVQLAYPQSRIITKAFLTGHINYTRDTSFIKISHKYTDRKVYLQKATYAAYQKMYTAALKDGVVLSVISGTRSFYDQHYKWYSKWSDPEFAGIKDKKQKAQKLLSWWSMPGTSRHHWGTDMDLVNLSPAFYTTPAGKKIYNWLVNNANKFGFYQPFNAGRPTGYKEEKWHWSYLPLAKIYLQEYTRQITYADINGFPGSEAAKELDVIKSQVLAINLACK from the coding sequence ATGAATGTAAAGCGCATTTTAGCCGCGCTGGTGCTTGTTATGGCCTCGGTGCAGCTGGCTTATCCGCAAAGCCGCATTATAACCAAAGCTTTTTTAACCGGGCATATTAACTATACCCGCGATACCTCTTTCATCAAGATCAGTCATAAATACACCGATAGGAAGGTGTACCTGCAAAAAGCAACCTATGCGGCTTATCAAAAAATGTATACCGCCGCATTAAAGGATGGCGTTGTGTTGAGCGTGATATCGGGCACGCGCTCGTTTTATGATCAGCATTACAAATGGTACTCCAAATGGTCTGACCCTGAATTTGCAGGCATTAAAGACAAAAAGCAGAAAGCCCAAAAACTGCTTAGCTGGTGGTCAATGCCCGGCACATCACGGCACCACTGGGGTACAGACATGGATCTGGTAAATCTTAGTCCGGCATTCTACACTACTCCGGCGGGCAAAAAAATCTATAACTGGCTGGTAAATAATGCCAATAAGTTCGGCTTCTATCAGCCCTTTAATGCAGGTCGGCCTACCGGGTATAAAGAGGAAAAATGGCACTGGAGCTATTTGCCTTTAGCTAAGATATATTTACAGGAGTACACCCGGCAAATTACTTATGCGGACATTAACGGTTTCCCCGGAAGCGAGGCGGCTAAAGAGTTAGATGTAATAAAAAGCCAGGTTTTGGCTATAAACCTGGCTTGTAAGTAA
- a CDS encoding EamA family transporter, with amino-acid sequence MKLAIVIAIYYRHIAVSIINCTMSSATKHASPLWVIIAFAIVYVVWGSTYFFIQMAINGFPPFLMGAVRFIIAGSIMLSICALKGDKLWIQKDVGVAAYSGCLMLVVSMGIVIWAERTLPSAMVAIVIAISPLWFVILDKPNWKTNFTTRSTIWGLIIGFAGVLLLFGEAIAASLEGDFSNEQLISLVLLIFGPAAWAWGGLYAKRRPGTGPARVTTAWQMMAAGIAYVPVSAIHNEFAGFNPATVPAHAWLAIAYLIVFGSIIAFTAYVWLLSVRPATQVSTHAYVNPVIAVVLGVFIGNEVISWLKILGLAVILLSVLLINYRQYAKK; translated from the coding sequence ATGAAGTTAGCAATTGTTATTGCCATCTATTATCGTCATATTGCAGTATCGATCATTAACTGCACAATGTCCTCCGCAACCAAACACGCATCTCCATTATGGGTAATTATTGCCTTCGCGATAGTTTATGTGGTTTGGGGTTCAACTTACTTTTTTATACAGATGGCCATTAACGGTTTCCCACCGTTTTTAATGGGAGCTGTGCGGTTTATAATTGCAGGCAGTATAATGCTATCCATCTGTGCATTAAAAGGCGATAAGCTTTGGATACAAAAGGATGTGGGCGTAGCGGCTTACAGCGGTTGCCTCATGCTGGTAGTTAGTATGGGTATTGTAATTTGGGCGGAGCGTACATTGCCCAGTGCTATGGTGGCTATTGTGATAGCTATTAGTCCGCTTTGGTTTGTTATACTGGATAAACCCAACTGGAAAACAAATTTCACTACCCGCAGCACCATCTGGGGATTGATAATTGGTTTTGCAGGCGTATTGCTTTTATTCGGCGAAGCCATTGCAGCCTCGTTAGAAGGCGATTTCAGTAACGAACAGTTGATAAGTCTGGTACTGCTCATATTTGGTCCGGCGGCGTGGGCCTGGGGCGGTTTGTATGCTAAAAGAAGACCCGGTACAGGCCCGGCACGGGTAACAACGGCCTGGCAAATGATGGCAGCCGGTATTGCTTATGTCCCTGTAAGTGCCATTCACAATGAGTTTGCTGGTTTTAACCCTGCTACGGTGCCGGCACACGCATGGTTAGCCATAGCTTATTTAATAGTATTCGGTTCCATTATTGCATTTACGGCTTACGTTTGGTTGCTTTCGGTAAGGCCTGCAACACAGGTAAGTACCCACGCCTATGTTAATCCGGTTATAGCGGTAGTTTTAGGTGTTTTTATAGGCAACGAAGTGATATCGTGGTTAAAAATATTGGGCCTGGCGGTAATTTTATTGAGCGTGTTGCTCATCAATTACAGGCAATACGCAAAAAAGTAG
- a CDS encoding alpha/beta hydrolase yields the protein MKKNLLLFFCLGIFAINVKAAKVDSVETYSDAMKKKINALVITPDSYSAGKEYPVVYLLHGAGGSYKDWARSAPAVKESVDAYNMIVVCADGGVTSWYWDSPVDPTYKYDTYVSKELVAYVDKNYKTIKSRTGRAITGLSMGGHGGLYLGIRHQDIYGAAGSTSGGVDIRPFPKNWDMAKRLGNYAENPDVWEKYTVTNLLHLITPKSLAIIFDCGTEDFFYKVNTELHDKMVERNIEHDFIVRPGAHNWQYWSNSISYQLLYFNLYFKKNNPGR from the coding sequence ATGAAGAAAAACCTGCTCCTGTTTTTTTGCCTCGGCATTTTTGCAATAAATGTTAAGGCCGCTAAGGTTGATTCTGTAGAAACCTACAGCGACGCGATGAAGAAAAAAATCAACGCCCTGGTTATCACGCCGGATAGTTACTCCGCGGGAAAAGAATACCCGGTGGTTTATTTGTTGCACGGAGCAGGCGGTAGCTACAAAGATTGGGCACGCAGCGCTCCCGCTGTAAAGGAAAGCGTTGATGCTTATAACATGATAGTTGTTTGTGCCGATGGCGGCGTTACCAGCTGGTATTGGGATAGTCCTGTTGACCCTACTTACAAATACGATACCTATGTTTCTAAAGAGTTGGTGGCCTATGTTGACAAAAACTATAAAACCATTAAAAGCCGCACAGGCAGGGCCATTACCGGCTTAAGTATGGGAGGGCACGGCGGCTTATACTTAGGTATCAGGCACCAGGATATTTATGGCGCGGCAGGCAGCACCAGCGGTGGCGTTGATATCAGACCGTTCCCTAAAAACTGGGATATGGCAAAACGTTTAGGCAACTATGCAGAAAATCCGGATGTGTGGGAGAAATACACCGTTACCAATCTACTACACCTGATAACTCCTAAATCACTCGCCATTATTTTTGACTGCGGTACTGAGGATTTCTTTTACAAGGTAAACACCGAACTGCACGATAAAATGGTTGAACGCAATATAGAGCACGATTTTATTGTTCGGCCGGGTGCGCATAATTGGCAGTATTGGTCAAACTCCATAAGCTATCAGTTGTTGTATTTCAACCTGTATTTCAAAAAGAATAATCCCGGACGGTAA
- a CDS encoding cupin domain-containing protein → MVIEDAHYWVKHLHLHPHPEGGFYKEVYRSAKQVTRNPAGGLKQALTSIYYLISGKDFSGFHKIESDEIWYFHKGIPFHIHVIDSNGVLTTHELSDEPSGNMQVIVEAGQWFAAELTDQSGYGLASCAVAPGFEFTEFKMAKKAEVIEQYPHHAEIFERLCRL, encoded by the coding sequence ATGGTAATAGAAGACGCGCACTACTGGGTGAAGCATCTCCACTTGCATCCCCATCCCGAAGGTGGCTTTTATAAAGAAGTATATCGCTCTGCCAAACAGGTAACGCGCAATCCCGCGGGCGGACTAAAGCAGGCGCTTACATCCATTTATTATTTAATAAGCGGAAAGGATTTTTCCGGCTTTCACAAAATTGAGTCAGACGAGATCTGGTATTTCCATAAAGGGATACCTTTTCACATACATGTAATTGATAGCAACGGGGTATTAACTACGCATGAACTATCTGATGAGCCAAGCGGTAATATGCAGGTAATAGTTGAGGCCGGCCAATGGTTTGCCGCCGAACTTACAGATCAAAGCGGTTATGGTTTAGCCAGTTGCGCTGTTGCGCCGGGCTTTGAATTTACTGAGTTTAAAATGGCTAAAAAAGCCGAGGTGATTGAGCAGTACCCGCATCATGCTGAGATTTTTGAGCGCCTGTGCCGTTTGTAA